Genomic segment of Dehalogenimonas alkenigignens:
GATTCTTCCCTGAGCAGTTCGAAACCCCATCTCCGATACATTTCTACGTTGCGGGGAGTTTGGGTTTCCAGATAGGCCAGTAATTGACGATCGTCAAGGTGGCCCAGCATGGGCCGCATCAATTTGGATGCGAAACCCTGCCCGTGGTATTCGGGATCTACCGCCAGGACCGCCAGGTACATGTGGCGTGTCGGAACCAGTTCCTTTCGCAGGCGGCTAAAGTGCAGGTCCAAAGCCGCTTCACGGAACAGGTACCGCCAGCCGCAGCGCAGCGGCAGAAACGGGAAACCAGCGCGAAGGTGGTTAAAAAAGTTGTCTTTTCGCTCGGAATCAATCCACATCGCAAGCCCTTCGCATTTCTCCGAGGTGACGAAGGTGCCGCCGCCAGAAATCAGTGAAAGTCTCAAATAGTATTCCTCGGCGAATCGCAGGTTTGCCCGCTTGTTCGCGTCAGGGATCAGGTAATCAGTCGTCGGGTCATCGGCGAAAGCCCTGGCGCAAGCGACCGATGCCGGCAGTACCAGCTCAGGCTTCAGCGGCATCAGGCCGCCTAAAGCGCGAGGTAGAAACGGCTGTTCAACCATTGATCAATTCAAAGGCAGGTCGATGCGGTAACCCTTGAGGGTCTCCCGGATGAAAGCCGCTGTCTTCTCATCCGGTTCGACCAGCGGTAATCGCGGCGCCCCGACGCGGAAACCGATGTAATTCAAAGCATATTTCACGGGTATCGGGTTCGCCACCACGAACAGGTTGTTGAAGATAGGCGTCAGGTGGCGATGCAGCGCCGCCGCCTCATCCAGTTTGCCGGCGGCGAAACTTTCCATCATCTGCTTGATCTGCAGCCCGACAAGGTGAGAGGCCACCGATATGACGCCGTGAGCGCCTATAGCCATCATCGGCAGGGTATCCGAGTCATTGCCGCTCCAAACGGTGAAATCAGGCCTCATCTTCTGGGTTTCATCGATAATCCGGGCGATCTCGCCCAGGTTGCCGGAAGCCTCTTTGGTGCCGACGATATTGGGAATTTTTGATAACCGCACTGTCGTTTCGGCAGATAACGAGGTGATGGTGCGTGAGGGCACATTGTAAAGGATGATGGGCATGGTGGTGGCGTCAGCCACTGCCTTGAAATGGCGGTACAACCCCTCCTGAGTGGGCTTGTTATAGTAGGGCACTACCAGGAGGGCGGCGTCAACCCCCAGCTTTTCGGCTTTAATCGTGTTCTCGACAGCCTCGGCGGTGGAATTGGAGCCGGTGCCGGCAATAATCCTGGCTTTGTTGCCGACAGCCTCTTTGACGGCTTTGAACAGGGCATGTTCTTCTTCCCAGGTAACGGTGGGTGATTCGCCGGTGGTTCCAGCGACAACGATGCCGTCGCTGCCGGAGGCCACCAGCGCCTTGGCCAGCCTTTTCGTCTGCTCGAAATCGATGCTGCCGTCGTCTTTGAACGGTGTCACCATCGCGGTAATAAGGCGCCCCAGTTCTTTCACGCTACCCTCCCAGCCAGCCTCTCTTAAGCATTTCCTCGGCAATCTGGACTGCGTTTAGTGCAGCTCCCTTGCGGACGTTGTCGGCTACAATCCACATCACCAGCCCGCCGGGGTGCGAGGAGTCCTCCCGAATGCGCCCGACGAAAGTTTCATCAGTGCCGGCAGCCATCCACGGGTGGGGATAGAGGTTGACTGTTGGGTCATCCAGGACCCGTACCCCGGGGGCCTGGACAAGAATTGCGCGGGCTTCGGTCGGGGGGAACGGCCGCTCAAACTCGACGTTCACCGCCTCGGAATGGCCGATGTACACCGGAACTCGGACGCAGGTGGCGGATAAGGCTATGGCCGGAGCATGCATTATTTTGCGCGTCTCAACCAGCATTTTCCATTCTTCTTTGGTATAGCCGGTGTCGAAAAAGACGTCGATTTCGGGTATCAGGTTGAAAGCTATCTGGTGAGGATAGATATGAGGTGTCACCGGCTCGCCGGCCAGCACCGTCTTGGCTTGGGCGGTGAGCACCTCCATGGCGGCGCTGCCGGTGCCGGATACCGCTTGATATGTCGAAACGACAATTCGTTTGATAGGATTGACCTTGTGCAGAGGGTAAAGCGCGGTCACCATCTGGATGGTTGAGCAGTTGGGATTGGCGATGATGCCCTTATGGTTTTTTGCATCCTCGATGTTGACCTCAGGTACCACCAGCGGTACATCGGCCTCATACCGGAAGGCGGCGGAGTTGTCGATGACCACCACGCCTTTCTGAGCGGCGATGGGCGAAAAATGCCGGGAGATGTCGGCTCCGGCTGAGAAGAGCGCCAGGTCGATGTCGTTAAAGCTGTCAGGAGAAGTTTCTTTGACTTCGATCTCCTCGCCTTTGAACATCACCTTCTTGCCGGCGCTGCGGTCCGAAGCCAACAAAGTCAGTGATTTCAGCGGGAAATTGCGCTGGGTCAGGATCTTGACGAATTCCTGTCCCACCATACCGGTGGCCCCGACGATGGCGACTCTAAGACCGTTCAAATCGATCTCCCGCTGGGACACAGCAACTCGTGTCCTTTTCAAAAATTTGGCATCAATTCTAAAGCATCAAAGGGTAAAAATCCAAAGAGCGAACCGATAATAGCTAACAGACGCAATGATTATTGCCCGGTCAGAATCCCAGTAGCTTATTCAGCCCGAAGATGAACTGGCCGCGGCGTTTGGCTATTTCACGTACCGCTAACAGCACTCCGGGCATGAAGCTGTCACGGCTGATCGAATCGTGTCGAATAGACAATGTCTGGCCCACGGTGCCGAAAATGACTTCCTGGTGGGCTACCAGGCCGGGCAGCCGGACGCTGTGGATGGGTACGCCGTAAAATTCCTCGCCGCGGCTTTTGTGCTCAG
This window contains:
- a CDS encoding GNAT family N-acetyltransferase encodes the protein MPLKPELVLPASVACARAFADDPTTDYLIPDANKRANLRFAEEYYLRLSLISGGGTFVTSEKCEGLAMWIDSERKDNFFNHLRAGFPFLPLRCGWRYLFREAALDLHFSRLRKELVPTRHMYLAVLAVDPEYHGQGFASKLMRPMLGHLDDRQLLAYLETQTPRNVEMYRRWGFELLREESMPGSDLKLYLMSRQPKRTAQERLIHSP
- the dapA gene encoding 4-hydroxy-tetrahydrodipicolinate synthase is translated as MKELGRLITAMVTPFKDDGSIDFEQTKRLAKALVASGSDGIVVAGTTGESPTVTWEEEHALFKAVKEAVGNKARIIAGTGSNSTAEAVENTIKAEKLGVDAALLVVPYYNKPTQEGLYRHFKAVADATTMPIILYNVPSRTITSLSAETTVRLSKIPNIVGTKEASGNLGEIARIIDETQKMRPDFTVWSGNDSDTLPMMAIGAHGVISVASHLVGLQIKQMMESFAAGKLDEAAALHRHLTPIFNNLFVVANPIPVKYALNYIGFRVGAPRLPLVEPDEKTAAFIRETLKGYRIDLPLN
- a CDS encoding aspartate-semialdehyde dehydrogenase, which produces MNGLRVAIVGATGMVGQEFVKILTQRNFPLKSLTLLASDRSAGKKVMFKGEEIEVKETSPDSFNDIDLALFSAGADISRHFSPIAAQKGVVVIDNSAAFRYEADVPLVVPEVNIEDAKNHKGIIANPNCSTIQMVTALYPLHKVNPIKRIVVSTYQAVSGTGSAAMEVLTAQAKTVLAGEPVTPHIYPHQIAFNLIPEIDVFFDTGYTKEEWKMLVETRKIMHAPAIALSATCVRVPVYIGHSEAVNVEFERPFPPTEARAILVQAPGVRVLDDPTVNLYPHPWMAAGTDETFVGRIREDSSHPGGLVMWIVADNVRKGAALNAVQIAEEMLKRGWLGG